One segment of Schistocerca nitens isolate TAMUIC-IGC-003100 chromosome 3, iqSchNite1.1, whole genome shotgun sequence DNA contains the following:
- the LOC126248863 gene encoding thymosin beta isoform X1, producing MANPASPSLKDLPKVAPDFKSELEGFKPDKMKKAETHEKNVLPTAEDVKQEKQHSELIQGVENFKPERLKRTNTQEKIVLPNAEDVATEKTQKALLQGVEKFDTGKLKHTETQEKNPLPDKDVVRQEKVHQNLLEGVEHFDKSSMKHTQTQEKNPLPDPEAIQQEKGKQNLIAGIENFDTSKLKHTETQEKNPLPTKEAIDEEKKA from the exons ATGGCCAACCCAGCAAGTCCATCCTTGAAGGATCTCCCAAAAGTTGCTCCAGACTTCAAAAGTGAACTGGAAGGTTTCAAGCCAGACAAGATGAAAAAGGCAGAGACTCATGAAAAAAATGTTCTGCCTACTGCTGAAG ATGTGAAACAGGAGAAGCAACACTCGGAACTTATTCAGGGAGTCGAGAACTTTAAACCCGAGAGGTTAAAGAGGACAAATACTCAGGAAAAAATAGTCCTTCCTAATGCTGAAG aTGTGGCCACAGAGAAAACACAGAAGGCTTTGTTGCAGGGTGTTGAAAAATTTGACACAGGAAAACTAAAACACACAGAAACCCAAGAGAAAAATCCCCTTCCTGATAAAGATG ttgttAGACAGGAGAAAGTTCACCAGAATTTACTGGAAGGTGTGGAACATTTTGATAAATCTTcgatgaaacacacacaaacacaagaaaAGAATCCTCTGCCAGATCCAGAAG CAATCCAACAAGAGAAAGGAAAGCAAAATCTGATTGCTGGAATTGAGAACTTTGATACAAGCAAACTGAAACATACAGAAACTCAGGAGAAAAATCCACTGCCAACAAAAGAAG CTATTGATGAAGAAAAGAAGGCATAA
- the LOC126248863 gene encoding thymosin beta isoform X2 translates to MANPASPSLKDLPKVAPDFKSELEGFKPDKMKKAETHEKNVLPTAEDVKQEKQHSELIQGVENFKPERLKRTNTQEKIVLPNAEDVATEKTQKALLQGVEKFDTGKLKHTETQEKNPLPDKDAIQQEKGKQNLIAGIENFDTSKLKHTETQEKNPLPTKEAIDEEKKA, encoded by the exons ATGGCCAACCCAGCAAGTCCATCCTTGAAGGATCTCCCAAAAGTTGCTCCAGACTTCAAAAGTGAACTGGAAGGTTTCAAGCCAGACAAGATGAAAAAGGCAGAGACTCATGAAAAAAATGTTCTGCCTACTGCTGAAG ATGTGAAACAGGAGAAGCAACACTCGGAACTTATTCAGGGAGTCGAGAACTTTAAACCCGAGAGGTTAAAGAGGACAAATACTCAGGAAAAAATAGTCCTTCCTAATGCTGAAG aTGTGGCCACAGAGAAAACACAGAAGGCTTTGTTGCAGGGTGTTGAAAAATTTGACACAGGAAAACTAAAACACACAGAAACCCAAGAGAAAAATCCCCTTCCTGATAAAGATG CAATCCAACAAGAGAAAGGAAAGCAAAATCTGATTGCTGGAATTGAGAACTTTGATACAAGCAAACTGAAACATACAGAAACTCAGGAGAAAAATCCACTGCCAACAAAAGAAG CTATTGATGAAGAAAAGAAGGCATAA
- the LOC126248863 gene encoding thymosin beta isoform X3 gives MANPASPSLKDLPKVAPDFKSELEGFKPDKMKKAETHEKNVLPTAEDVATEKTQKALLQGVEKFDTGKLKHTETQEKNPLPDKDVVRQEKVHQNLLEGVEHFDKSSMKHTQTQEKNPLPDPEAIQQEKGKQNLIAGIENFDTSKLKHTETQEKNPLPTKEAIDEEKKA, from the exons ATGGCCAACCCAGCAAGTCCATCCTTGAAGGATCTCCCAAAAGTTGCTCCAGACTTCAAAAGTGAACTGGAAGGTTTCAAGCCAGACAAGATGAAAAAGGCAGAGACTCATGAAAAAAATGTTCTGCCTACTGCTGAAG aTGTGGCCACAGAGAAAACACAGAAGGCTTTGTTGCAGGGTGTTGAAAAATTTGACACAGGAAAACTAAAACACACAGAAACCCAAGAGAAAAATCCCCTTCCTGATAAAGATG ttgttAGACAGGAGAAAGTTCACCAGAATTTACTGGAAGGTGTGGAACATTTTGATAAATCTTcgatgaaacacacacaaacacaagaaaAGAATCCTCTGCCAGATCCAGAAG CAATCCAACAAGAGAAAGGAAAGCAAAATCTGATTGCTGGAATTGAGAACTTTGATACAAGCAAACTGAAACATACAGAAACTCAGGAGAAAAATCCACTGCCAACAAAAGAAG CTATTGATGAAGAAAAGAAGGCATAA